A window of the Salarias fasciatus chromosome 7, fSalaFa1.1, whole genome shotgun sequence genome harbors these coding sequences:
- the LOC115392140 gene encoding transmembrane and coiled-coil domain protein 3-like, which translates to MPSANVSVRSLSEVEKYLSSRAEQSADCSIQTNPGSMRRGSSENNLDLDLSDGGPGSALGFEVQRSRSCLDNLQQKILKVTEQLKIEHTARDENVAEYLKLMNSADKQQVGRIKQVFEKKNQKSAQNIAQMQKKLEQYHRKMKDSEIQLSPSPHAHKHSTIPRESPRELLRDMTGSGRHPTMDKIKTIGPGVSLSPPFFFSKPREFANLIRNKFGSADNIAHYKSNMDASPPLPADSAAKGLSSSTSMVGKPKYPSDDECSSGSASISDGNGLSAGAGAAAGPAPGPGPGQQTPGDAPGRLALSLEEVREIREAQSQLEEDIEELKVQFKREYGIMSQTLQEERYRYERLEDQLNDMSELHQHEMANLKQELASIEERVAYQAHERARDIQEALESCQTRVSKLELQQQHQQQTVQLESHDARVLLGKSINIMLAIITVILVCVSTAAKFAAPLMRSRYHVVATFLGVFFLTVFWRNWERLQYAIDRLLVPAGQ; encoded by the exons GAGCAGAGTGCTGACTGCAGTATCCAGACCAACCCTGGATCAATGCGTCGAGGCTCCTCAGAGAACAATCTGGACTTGGACCTGAGCGATGGCGGTCCCGGTTCTGCCCTGGGCTTCGAGGTCCAGCGGAGTCGCTCCTGCTTGGACAACCTCCAGCAGAAGATCCTGAAGGTCACGGAGCAGCTGAAGATCGAGCACACGGCCCGGGACGAGAACGTGGCGGAGTACCTGAAGCTGATGAACAGCGCCGACAAGCAGCAGGTGGGGCGCATCAAGCAGGTGTtcgagaagaagaaccagaagtCGGCGCAGAACATCGCCCAGatgcagaagaagctggagcagtACCACCGCAAGATGAAAGACAGCGAGATCCAGCTCAGCCCGTCTCCGCACGCCCACAAACACAGCACCATCCCCAGGGAGTCGCCGCGGGAGCTGCTGAGGGACATGACGGGCAGCGGCCGCCACCCCACCATGGACAAGATCAAGACCATCGGCCCCGGCGTGTCCCTCTCGCCGCCGTTCTTCTTCAGCAAGCCCCGGGAGTTCGCCAACCTCATCAGGAACAAGTTCGGCAGCGCCGACAACATCGCCCACTACAAAAGCAACATGGACGCCTCCCCCCCGCTGCCCGCCGACAGCGCGGCCAAGGGCCTGAGCAGCAGCACGTCCATGGTGGGCAAGCCCAAGTACCCCAGCGACGACGAGTGCTCGTCGGGCAGCGCATCGATTTCCGACGGCAACGGGCTCTCGGCGGGAGCGGGAGCCGCCGCGGGGCcggccccgggccccgggccGGGCCAGCAGACCCCCGGAGACGCTCCGGGTCGACTCGCCCTCAgcctggaggaggtgagggagaTCAGGGAGGCCCAgagccagctggaggaggacatAGAGGAGCTCAAGGTGCAGTTCAAGAGAGAGTACGGCATCATGAGCCaaaccctgcaggaggagagatACAG GTACGAGCGTCTGGAGGACCAGCTGAACGACATGAGCGAGCTTCACCAGCACGAGATGGCGAATCTGAAGCAGGAGCTGGCCAGCATCGAGGAGAGGGTGGCCTACCAGGCCCACGAGCGGGCCAGGGACATTCAG GAGGCCCTGGAGTCGTGTCAGACCCGCGTCTccaagctggagctgcagcagcagcaccagcagcagacgGTGCAGCTGGAGAGCCACGACGCCCGCGTGCTGCTGGGCAAGAGCATCAACATCATGCTGGCCATCATCACCGTCATCCTGGTGTGCGTCTCCACCGCCGCCAAGTTCGCCGCCCCGCTGATGAGGAGCCGCTACCACGTGGTGGCCACCTTCCTGGGGGTGTTCTTCCTGACCGTGTTCTGGAGGAACTGGGAGCGTCTGCAGTACGCCATCGACAGACTGCTGGTGCCTGCCGGACAGTGA
- the LOC115391665 gene encoding coiled-coil domain-containing protein 136-like encodes MDGLRLPPLIEEALDSTDDPCDLKAEGSPTMDNQITAKERGVLGSSEKEEMDRDGAREEDEEGEEKKLREEEREGEEKRKRRQEPLTEEQELEELRAQVLQLLLELEDARETSNKHQESFHELQGLLEDERLASAHQAEAFTRQIQNLQAQLRSVQEEMDSLEEEKESELAEAQEELRAAQEEVLLLQQAAEEAAAERENDIASLQEELCRRRAELQRLSEEAQEYDLEITTLRAEISMKSQRREAERREGDVDLLKEECRMLKEECQALKEDNRRLSERLQLLQRQRTCSSVYLSLKEEDTEEGAAEACPDEVMAESYMTMAQSENCRLVDASIQKNISFDGKPVTPTGWNGGVGEIFSLRDQLKQAEEKASQVQRECDGLKMELQELQILYDSSQRERAALEEELQRCKAELEKLSGGTQRFIHPSEHPVLSIPFIGMIVIVAVVWCWLSELASQRARGVR; translated from the exons ATGGACGGGCTGCGCCTGCCTCCGCTCATAGAGGAGGCTCTGGACTCTACAG ATGACCCCTGCGATCTGAAAGCCGAGGGCAGCCCCACCATGGACAACCAGATCACGGCCAAGGAGCGAGGCGTGCTGGGGAGCAGCGAGAAGGAGGAGATGGACCGGGACGGGGCtcgggaggaggacgaggagggcgaggagaagaagctgagggaggaggagcgcgagggggaggagaagaggaagaggcggCAGGAGCCGctgacggaggagcaggagctggaggagctgagggcccaggtgctgcagctgctgctggagctggaggacgccAGGGAGACGTCCAACAAGCACCAGGAGAGCTTCCACGAGCTGCAAG GTCTGCTGGAGGATGAGCGCCTGGCGAGCGCCCATCAAGCGGAGGCTTTCACACGACAGATCCAGAATCTGCAAG cccagctgcgctctgtgcaggaggagatggacagtctggaggaggagaaggagagcgaGCTGGCCGAGGCCCAGGAGGAGCTGCGCGCCGCccaggaggaggtgctgctgctgcagcaggcggcggaggaggcggcggccgaGAGGGAGAACGACATCGCctcgctgcaggaggagctgtgccgCCGGCGGGCCGAGCTGCAGCGCCTCAGCGAGGAGGCCCAGGAGTACGACCTGGAGATCACCACGCTGAGGGCCGAGATCAGCATgaagagccagaggagggaggcggagaggagagagg GCGACGTGGacctgctgaaggaggagtGCCGTATGCTGAAGGAGGAGTGTCAGGCCCTGAAGGAGGACAACAGACGCCTCTCCgagcggctgcagctgctgcagagacagaggaccTG ctccagtgTGTACCTGTCCCTGAaagaggaggacacggaggagggggcggcggaGGCGTGCCCAGACGAGGTCATGGCGGAGAGCTACATGACCATGGCCCAGTCGGAGAACTGCCGCCTGGTGGACGCCTCCATCCAGAAGAACATCTCCTTCGACGGGAAGCCCGTGACGCCGACGGGCTGGAACGGCGGCGTCGGGGAGATCTTCTCCCTCAGAGACCAGCTGAAGCAGGCCGAGGAGAAGGCCTCGCAGGTTCAGAGAGAG TGTGACGGGCTGAagatggagctgcaggagctgcagattCTGTACGACAGCAGCCAGCGGGAGCGGGcggcgctggaggaggagctgcagcgctgcaaGGCAGAGCTGGAGAAGCTGTCGGGGGGAACTCAG AgattcatccatccgtctgaGCACCCTGTTCTCTCCATCCCCTTCATAGGAATGATTGTAATAGTGGCTGTGGTCTGGTGCTGGTTGTCGGAGCTGGCGTCCCAGAGAGCAAG